The region catcatcatatacattgcacacacacacctggagcgAGGTCTTCCTCTTGCAGGTGGTAAGGTGGGAGTCTGTTGGAGATGAAGTCTCTCCTCATCTCGGAGGAACGCAGATCCTGTTCGTCCTGCTCCAGTTGCTCCGCTAGATTCCTCAGAATTGTACAGACATGCTTCTTTACCTCAGAACCCATGTGTGCAGACTGACACACAAATCAAGAGAGGGGAAAGCAGAAAAGGTTGACATTAAAACCGGCTCAAGCCATACTTTATCTAACAAAATAGACACATCTCAGTACTCTGACATGTTCTAGGAAACCTGGAAATGTACACCCTAGGGTTTTCAGTCTGCAAATGAGAATATGGATCTTGGAAAAGAAATGCCCTTGTTTACCATGTCTATTTTCCCATGATGCCCATGTCTTTATAGTTCTACGTATTGTATATTGTAATGGAGTAAACGGCAGGGCTACCCATTTGTTACTGAAGATTAAGACTGTTTAAAGATTTTCacacaatgcaaaataaaaattcaaatgagcATATTACTTCCCACATGTGTAACAGTGTTAGCAGCTTTGTTTTTGTCCTTCTTAACATCAGCTCTCTGTCATTTGTTTCTAACTTGACACCTCACTACAAACTGAAAACACGTGCTGTTCTAAGGGAAGTAATCCACAGTGGAGTTGTGCGACAGGGTTAAGGTGCAGAGCAGAGCCCAAGGttattgttttccaataacaatacatcctaaagtgttttgttcctgcCAACAAAGTTTAATAACGACACGTCGtgctttttatccttttatagttgcGTTAAATGTTGCCAAATGTCCACGAGACGAGCTAGTTCCCGTCATCGCTTATGTAATAGTGGCTATttacagtcgttccctcaccagcctctcttttcttctctctcttgaagttgaAAAGATAATAAAACGCAGCATTTCATATTACTGAGAAATCAGAAAGCACTGACACTTTTACAGACTCCTTCGATCAATGTTAAACATCTActtacagaaatcttcaccGCATCAACAATTttatatgttgtgtttttttttgttgttgttattcaaaaacgcattttaaaaaaaggtgttaattattagccttagattgcTTTATGGAGCACAGGTCATACTGTCTGTTCTTGTGAACCAGGTGTTACTACAGTTACCTCATGAGAATGAGTGCATTCATTTGAATTTGTGATTTcagccagcactactgttaGAGCCATGCAGATCTAGAAAGTTAatcaacttctgaccaatcaaaatgaGAGAATTCTGCATCACTGAccacatttacatggacagcagtaatctaattattggccttattctgaataagacaatattgtgattaaggtgtttacatgagtcgcttttagactactcctttcatgttcaggttttacatgttatagaacatagatagattaacagcacacgtcattacgtccccacaccacgccgtccgacgttccctccagaatttcacacatcaacgtacagttcgtcttcgttatggtaccgtatacagttttgggtgtttttatttttaattttacaaaagcttcaagtgcatttaattatttctcatgctgtacgtgcaaacagacgattgcttgaagccgtgggctgcgtccgaaaccgcgtacttaccatctatatagtagccgagatacatgtatttctcctactatatagtaggtaagtgtGCGGTTTAGGACGCAGCCGTGCTTTCGTTTGCCATCACATGGTTGAGCACAATTGCGGTGttaaactcccacacaacgttaatagtgtgattaaggtgtgtacatgtctataatgtaCTTCCATAATTCGACTAAAATACGattactccacatgtcttaattcgatttgtgtttacttcgagtaagACTTTTagcagattaaggtcatcaataatcgctgtttacatggtaacTTCTttatcagagtatcgtcttaatcgagttaatatcggattattgttgccatgtaaacgtactgactgtggCATATGGATATATAAGTCAGGAAAAATCCTACAAAACTGAAGTATTAAATAGTGTGGAAGCCTGTTAGTGAACCAGTGTGTACAGGATTTTCACTGCGGTCACCTCAAATAGTACCAATAAGGAAAACATGATGTGCTTACAGTAAGGAGGTTTCTGGGTAAACCACGGCGTAAGCTGATGTCATTCTTCATAGAGTTTAACATAAAACCAGGGAAGACGTCCAACACAAAGTCACCCCACGACCTGAAAAAGTTACCCACACAAAGGAGACATAAATATAGTTTATATGgttaatacaaaaatattatactaacGTATAGAGTTAGAGATACTTCATTCActcaggaggtgtgtgtgtgtgtgtgtgtgtgtgtgtatagacatACATGATTTGATATGTGCTGAGAGTGAGGTGTGTGGAGTGCTCCACTCCCGCAGGTGTGTCTGCTTGATGAATGGTTCCTCTGGGGAAGTACAGCAGATCACctgcctatacacacacacacacacacacacacacacacacacacacactgcataatCAAAAATGATGCACATTGGAAAAACATGCAAGCTAGAATTAAGCACTGTCCatctgaggattttttttttaaaccataggTTCACTTTTAATCACAAAATGGACAGATAAAGTGTACAAACATTTCATTCCACCATGTGCCAAAAAATGAAATTAGATGACTATTGAATATTCTTCAGTAAACTGAAGTGAAAACTTTAGTTCATTTTAATATTCCTCAGCGCACAGCTGCAGTTCCCTGTGTGATCAGCAGAGGACAGCAGAGGGAACAGTTCAGTATGTAaagtacagttgaggtcatcaGTTTACAcgcgccttgcagaatctgctaaatgttaataatttaaaataataataataataataaaaagagggaTTATAAAAATTGGATTTtgttcatttagtactgccctgaataagctatcacatatttacatatagtcctCATGAcacaataactgaatttacacaaatgaaccagtccaaaagtttacatacacttgattcttaTTAATACCATGTGTTGTTACCAGGATGATCcacaactgtttttttgttttgtgatagatgttcatgagtccctgtttgtcctgagcagttaaacagCTAAACTGCTAAAATGTCAAGGTGCAAACAATgcaaaggtgcaaacattcactgatgaaggcaacacaatacattaaggaccaggggggtgtaaacttgtGAACAGGATGAGCGGTGTaaattttgtttagttttttaaagattttcttTCCATGTAATACTGCCCTTCCAAAGCTACATAAGACTTACAGTTACACagatttacatgtttcccagaagacaaaatttacactgatcatcctgttcacaagcccccccccccccccgggatcttaatgtattgtgttgccttcatcagtggatgtttgcaccttttgtaatagttgtgtacaagtccctcagttgtcctcagtgtgaaacgATGGATCTCAACATAATATAGtgactgttggaaaggggtcaaatacacagaatatgctgaaaaagtaaagaatgtgcaagatctggaggatttttctgaagaacagtgagcaGTTTAACTGCACAGGActaacaagggactcatgaataactatcacaaaacatacacacagtcacTGATCATACAGGTAACGACAcgcagtattaataatcaagttGTAAACttttttgaactggttcatttgtgtaaattcaattattgtgtcttgtggactatatgtaaatatgtgaaatagcttattcagggcagtactaaataaacaaaatgcaatttttataatccctcttatttatttattattaatattctgcagattctgcaagatgTATGcgaacttatgacctcaactgtatgtaTCATGTTCACTGTGCCGTCAGTGTCCAGCCTCTGCGTAGTTACCTTCAGTATGATGTCATGAGTGGGCTTTCCGATGCGCTCCTCAGGCTCTGTGCTGTATTCGCGAGCCAGTGGGACGGTCGGCTCGTACAGGCGCCAGTGCTTCTGACCCTCCAACTGCAGAATAAACACCTACACTGGGGGAAAGAAAGCACTCAGAACCCAGCCATGggttcacacactcacagcaaAACATTAGAACCCAATTTACTATTCGCTGCGTTATATCTCACCCTCTAGATCCTACTTCTGTGCATCTGATCAACATTTTCTATATTACAACAGCAGATATTATAAGTATAGCTTCTCTTTGTCTAGCAGTAGCACTAACCCAATAACATGTAAGAGATTTTCCACTTTACTGAGAAATCAAAGGAACTGGTAACAAAGGCTTCTTTTTCTTATTAGCATTTAAATTGAATGACATTAACTGTAACTCTATTTACTCAGTTTTATGGTGCCACACTTAATACTGCAACAATTCCTCATGCATTTATTTGTAACGCttgacagaaaataaaagctagGGAAATTCTGATTCATTGACTCTCGATGTGAAAGTACCAGAGCACTTAAGAGGACCTTGGTGAAACGAGCAGGTGAACAGGTGGATATCAAAAGAGCCTGAGGTCATGCTCTTCAGTACTACCTCCACATCATCATAGTGAGGCGGAAGACCCTGAGAATCTTCGGGTGTGATGTAGACGTTGGATCCAACCAGCGCCCCGAAGAAACACTCCAGACGCTCCTGAATATGCCACAACTCATcctgaacacacagacacacacaaatcacaaaGCCTGATCTTGTGCTTATCCTACAGTAAACATTAAGCATTCATTCTCAGATTGAAATTCGCCACTGCTCACCTTAAACCTCTGTGGCTGGTGGAACTGGATAGTGGCTTTCTTCTGATTAAAATCCTTTCTCAGCTGGCTGTATTTCACATGGCCCTCGTTATTCATCACTGCCTTGTCACCGTTTACACAGCGTACCATGTTAAGATCTCTGGCGTACTCCAGGCCCTGGGCGCACAGCTGTTTAAGATCTGACAGCTGAAAGAGGGACCGGTAGTAAGACGCGAGTGCTGGGTCTGATCTCTGCAGCAGCAATGGTTTCTTCTCCCAGTGCTCACGGAAAAACTCGTCCACAGTCGTGGGTGCGATCAGACTCTGGAATAAGCTGGCTGGAGAGTCAAAGCACAGTGGAGATGCAGGGCTGGTGGTGTCCATCTTTCTGTGTTTAGCAGGCACTTCCATGTCCTCTTTCTTCTGCTCAGGACATTTTACTGACGATTTGCCTTTTTTAGGCATTCCTGTGCAGCAGAAGACAGATTACACTTGGTATCCTCGGTTTTGAACAGCactcaccaaccctcttccttgagatcaaccttcctgcaggtttcatctccaaccaacaTCTAagacacctgttttagttgataagtttcaggcatgatctcTGGGTCTCAATTCTGAAGGTCTCTAGTTTGTGTCACGATGTACCGGAAcctaattgttttgtgtttatggaatgtgttgtttttagCATTCCTAATCACCCCGCCTTTCGTCCTCTCTCTCGGTTCTCCGCCTTCTTCTCTTATTATCTGGTAGACTAGACGTAATGTAGTTCTTATGTCACTCGAACATATGtaatagatgttttgatttgatCTGTGACCTCTTCCAACTCACATTCttcattctttatcaatatttctctgtgcgtgtatatatatatatatatatatatatatatatatatatatatacacatacatacatacatacatacatatatacacacacacacacacacacacacactatgctttctgtatcattaaactaagaagATTTCAGTGAACGATGGTGTCGGTGTGACTTCTTCCCGAGCTCGGACGAGCGGAAATCAGCCAGCGCAGAgtccaaattctggttctgtgactggGATCGTACAAAGAACTTAACaattgatcaagaacttcttaaggcgatGATTGGATGGTCAGgagggcatgattatggttggagctaaagtcttcagtaAGGTAGATCTCCATGAACATGgtttgtgaccactgctttagacTAATACAAACATAACTCTAAAATGTTGAGTCTCTGGTACTTTATCACAGACTGTCAAACCTGTGGAGTATACTGCACATTGTTTGGATTCCCTgcactaacacacctgattcggGTAATCAGCCCTCTTGAGCTGCTCCTGGAGTACAACCATCACACTGTATTAATTTTGAATTAAAAGTACCTCTTTCATTTCCACCAGTATTAATACCATTAAGCGTTTGATTTACAATCCCGACTGAGCTACATTATATTGCTTAGTTACTTTTTCGACGTGTGCACTATTTAACTAAGTCTAATTACAGTTAGCTAAACAAACAGATGGCCTAAAGTCAAGCCAAATTACCTTTGGATAACGAGGTCACTGAAGTAAATCAATGTAACGAAATTTCAATGAGCTCTAACTTGCACTGTGTCCCACGTGAAAGTCCTGTGCCACACCGCTAAGCGTCCGACTAGAAACACGTTATAACTGAAGTTCCACAGTGTGCTCGGAACAAATATCTACAGTATTACAAATGACTGTactgttcaattcaattcagttcaattcagttttattgacATGACCGTTACAGCAATTACAGTACTGCCAAATAACTGACATTACATGTTTAACAAATAGAAATGGCAataaagtggggaaaaaagagaaacaagaaaataataGTACAGAGCAAATCCACATACATATTAATAAATCACTCATTTTAGATACCCCCCTCCCTGAAATTTCctttcatatatacacacacacacacacacacacacacacacacacatatatatatatatatatatatatatatgtgtgtgtgtgtgtgtgtgtgtgtgtgtgtgtgtgtattccatTCCATAATCTGTGCTCCATTAATAGgaagtaataaatatatatatatatatatatatatatatatatataaagacaaaGTGAATTGACTTCCTATTAATGGAGCACAGATTATGGAATGTCCTTCGCAAGAATATACCATGTGTCTGCTTTTCATCAGCTGCAAAACTGTCCATATTACTCTTTCTTACAGTGCATGCGTTATTATTcctttttgtgttgtttttcaaaattgtcagtaaattgttttttttaaaaaaacaaacaaacaaacaaaaaaaacaatagtgtAAAGCCTTTACATTAATACATTGTCTAATTTATCTTAATATAAATGATAGAACTGTTCTGTATATGTACATAGAAAATTTGAACAAATTTATGCGAAACATGCAATATATTCGAGGAAAAAGATATTATGAGTTGTGATCAATAAGAAACTGTGCATGTAAACTTCTCTGATGTCAACATTGAATAAAACAGATGAGCTGCAGGTTTTTGGTCGTTCCACACTAGAAGCCTTAATGAATGTGATCCTGTATGTTATCATTACTGGCTGTGTTGTATATCTAGTTTGCTCAGCACGCAGGTGTGAATCTGTGTACTCTGTAATTGCACATTTGACATCAACAGCTTTGAATTTATATGGTGATGATATAAGCTGAGCTCTTATCTAGCCCCACCCGCTGaatcatttctttttcagaactCTTATTTATAATTTGACAATTACAACCATAACTAcagactgattaaaaaaaatcaaggattttgtttctattatttacattacctctttattttctgatttatttatgtaaaacacaaacacatagaaGAGTGACcattacacaaacacttttCAATTCTTGTATTTCAACACACCTCAGACCAATAATCAACCAACAAAACGTGTCTCTTTCTACtggtttcataaaaaaaaaaaatccctgttaTTATCATCGTAATCAATCTTTGACATTTTggttacattgtgtgtgtgtgaatacaaCTCAAACAGATTTAATGATCCAGTAACAGTGACTGAGGCATACAGTAAGTGTTTGATTCCttataaaagtttttaaagaGAGCTGATGGACTGATGGACTTCTAGGAAGATACAGACCTGCAGCTTGTTATAGCTCCATTTCTGGGTTCACAGGCATCAAAAGTCTCAATGTCTGAATGCTGATCTGGGTGCATATACTGTGGTTGTAGTCAGAAAGCTGCAACAGACTGGTCCTAGATCAGCACTCTGAGGTTTGACGCGTAATCTATGGGTCACTGTGGAGACTCGGTTGGTGGCTGTTGCTCTGGGAATTCGAGTTTCTCGCACTCCATGATGGTCAGTGGTAAATGCTGAACAATCTCATTAGGTTCTGTGTACAAGGCAGGAGGAACATGctgcagagagaaaaggaagggGTTTGAACACAAACAACCACAGGAAGTAGAATAAACAATAATGTGAGCATTAATCCTCAAAGGTTGGATGCAATACTATATTCTCTGAAAGATTAGAGATGTGTTATACACTAAAGATTAATGCAACGATTATCGGCCACTATAATAAGAACACtcgtacacctgctcattcgtgcaattatccaatcagccaatcatgtggcagcagcacaatgcataaaatgatcatgttaatgttcacgtcaaacaacAGAATGGGGGGGATGGGGA is a window of Ictalurus furcatus strain D&B chromosome 16, Billie_1.0, whole genome shotgun sequence DNA encoding:
- the riox2 gene encoding ribosomal oxygenase 2, producing the protein MPKKGKSSVKCPEQKKEDMEVPAKHRKMDTTSPASPLCFDSPASLFQSLIAPTTVDEFFREHWEKKPLLLQRSDPALASYYRSLFQLSDLKQLCAQGLEYARDLNMVRCVNGDKAVMNNEGHVKYSQLRKDFNQKKATIQFHQPQRFKDELWHIQERLECFFGALVGSNVYITPEDSQGLPPHYDDVEVFILQLEGQKHWRLYEPTVPLAREYSTEPEERIGKPTHDIILKAGDLLYFPRGTIHQADTPAGVEHSTHLTLSTYQIMSWGDFVLDVFPGFMLNSMKNDISLRRGLPRNLLTSAHMGSEVKKHVCTILRNLAEQLEQDEQDLRSSEMRRDFISNRLPPYHLQEEDLAPVGKLPTLEDLVCVRFREHVVLTLEPSPDNTDEAMKLAAFVLHSLRNKRETHMMGPRDHHDDDEEEDEEEDEDEKTVQGLDFPMSHLPALQQLLSGERLRVAELPLQQDADKLGLVLGLWTEGLLQVY